The following nucleotide sequence is from Acidobacteriota bacterium.
GCCCCGGTCGGGCTTGCCCACGAAGACCGCGGCGGTGCGGGCGGGTACCGAGAAGGTGTCGGTGTGACGATCCCAATCGGCATCCCGGACCACCGGATCCACCGAGCTGCGCTGCAAGCGATGGAGCTTGAATCTGCGCACCGGCAGATCCGGAGCGGCGATCTCCACCGGGTCGGT
It contains:
- a CDS encoding alpha-1,6-glucosidase domain-containing protein, with amino-acid sequence TDPVEIAAPDLPVRRFKLHRLQRSSVDPVVRDADWDRHTDTFSVPARTAAVFVGKPDRGHGD